The following are from one region of the Salvia splendens isolate huo1 chromosome 2, SspV2, whole genome shotgun sequence genome:
- the LOC121792892 gene encoding protein GIGANTEA-like, with protein MATSNEKWIDNLQFSSLFWPPPQDVEQRKAQITAYVEYFGQFTSEQFADDIAELIRSRYPSKENRLFDDVLATFVLHHPEHGHAVLLPIISCIIDSTLEYDRSGPPFASFISLFCPNSENEYSEQWALACGEILRILTHYNRPIYKLERHDNLSDRSSSGDHASTSKSIDGEPSSSPPALAERKPLRPLSPWITDILLATPLGIRSDYFRWCGGVMGKYAAGELKPPITATSRGSGKHPQLMPSTPRWAVANGAGVILSVCDEEVSRYETATLTAAAVPALLLPPPTTPTDEHLVAGLPALEPYARLFHRYYAIASPSATQRLLLGLLEAPPSWAPDALDAAVQLVELLRAAEDYATGMRLPRNWMHLHFLRAIGIAMSMRAGIAADSAAALLFRILSQPALLFPPLRQVDGIEFQHQPLGGYISSERKQQLELTAAEATVEATAQGIASMLCAHGPEVEWRICTIWEAAYGLIPLSSSAVDLPDIIVATPLQPPILSWNLYIPLLKVLEYLPRGSPSETCLMKIFVATVEAIIQRTFPPESSREQTRKTRYIFGSASKNLAVAELRTMVHSLFLESCASVELASRLLFVVLTVCVSHEAHPNSSKRPKGEKSHPEHVGEDGWKERESENNKQCKKQGPVAAFDSYVIAAVCALSCELQFFPLISKGSSLLSARNGSDVAKPGKLNDLSSQLQSGIDSAVDHTRRILAILEALFSLKPSSIGTSWSYSSNEIVAAAMVAAHVSDLFRRSKACMCALSTLVRCKWDSEIHSRASSLFNLIDIHSKVVASIVNKAEPLEAHLLHAPSLKEISSCFHGKKLANCGSCRHSEPGHPSSSPSEDLPRSEDLVNHGKADSGEAGRCTMDKGIADFPMDASDLANFLTMDRHIGFNCNGNVLLRSVLAEKQELCFSVVSLLWHKLIVSPETQPSAESTSAQQGWRQVVAALCNVVSASPAKAATAVVLQAERELKPWIAKDDDLGQKMWRVNQRIVKVIVELMRNHEAAESLVILASASDVLLRATDGMLVDGEACTLPQLELLEVTARAAQAVLEWGESGLAVADGLSNLLKCRLPATVRCVSHPSAHVRALSTSVLRAILHNGSVKPKSKLPDVNIIHNPRYQQYLNKIGTIDWQADIEKCLTWEAHSRLATGLPIEFVGSAAKELGCAISV; from the exons ATGGCAACATCAAATGAGAAGTGGATCGACAATTTGCAGTTCTCTTCATTATTTTGGCCACCTCCGCAAGATGTAGAACAAAGAAAG GCTCAAATTACTGCATATGTTGAATATTTCGGGCAGTTCACCTCAGAACAATTTGCTGATGATATAGCAGAG CTAATCCGTAGCCGGTATCCATCCAAGGAGAACAGGCTTTTTGACGATGTTCTTG CAACTTTTGTTCTTCACCATCCAGAGCATGGCCATGCTGTTCTACTTCCTATTATTTCATGTATTATCGATAGCACACTTGAATATGACAGAAGTGGTCCACCATTTGCTTCTTTCATTTCCCTGTTTTGCCCAAACAGTGAG AATGAGTATTCGGAGCAGTGGGCCCTTGCATGCGGGGAGATACTAAGAATTTTGACACACTATAACAGGCCAATTTACAAGTTGGAACGCCACGACAATTTATCCGATAGAAGTAGCAGCGGAGATCATGCTTCAACTAGCAAGTCAATAGATGGAGAACCTTCTTCTTCACCTCCCGCACTGGCTGAGAGGAAACCTCTGAGGCCACTGTCTCCCTGGATTACTGATATTTTGCTTGCCACGCCCCTTGGTATAAGGAGTGATTATTTTAGATG GTGTGGTGGAGTTATGGGAAAATATGCCGCTGGAGAGCTGAAACCGCCTATAACTG CTACTTCTCGTGGATCTGGGAAGCATCCCCAGCTTATGCCATCAACTCCGAGGTGGGCTGTTGCTAATGGTGCTGGAGTTATACTTAGTGTCTGTGACGAGGAAGTTTCTCGCTATGAAACTGCTACCTTGACTGCAGCGGCTGTTCCTGCACTTCTGCTTCCACCTCCAACAACACCTACGGATGAACATCTAGTCGCTGGTCTGCCAGCGCTTGAGCCCTATGCACGTCTTTTTCACAG ATATTATGCAATTGCTAGTCCAAGTGCCACCCAAAGGCTGCTTCTTGGACTTCTAGAGGCTCCACCCTCCTGGGCTCCAGATGCTCTTGATGCTGCTGTACAACTAGTGGAACTTCTTCGAGCCGCAGAAGACTATGCCACAGGCATGAGG CTCCCTAGGAATTGGATGCACTTGCATTTTCTGCGAGCAATTGGGATTGCAATGTCTATGCGAGCTGGAATTGCTGCAGATTCTGCAGCTGCCTTACTTTTCCGAATACTTTCTCAACCAGCTTTACTTTTCCCCCCACTGAGACAAGTTGATGGTATTGAATTTCAGCACCAGCCTCTAGGTGGTTATATTTCATCTGAAAGAAAGCAG CAACTTGAATTGACTGCAGCAGAAGCAACAGTAGAAGCTACTGCCCAAGGGATTGCATCTATGCTTTGTGCACATGGTCCAGAGGTTGAATGGCGAATTTGTACGATATGGGAAGCTGCTTATGGTTTGATACCTTTAAGTTCTTCTGCAGTTGATCTTCCAGATATTATAGTCGCAACACCGCTGCAGCCTCCGATACTATCATGGAATTTGTACATTCCTCTTCTTAAAGTACTCGAATATCTTCCTCGTGGAAGCCCATCTGAAACCTGTcttatgaaaatatttgttgCTACCGTTGAAGCAATTATACAGAGGACATTTCCACCTGAGTCCTCTAGAGAACAAACGAGGAAAACCAGATATATATTTGGGTCTGCATCCAAGAATCTTGCTGTGGCCGAGCTTCGCACAATGGTCCACTCACTATTCTTAGAGTCGTGTGCTTCTGTAGAGCTTGCCTCCCGCCTTCTTTTTGTTGTCTTAACTGTTTGTGTCAGCCATGAAGCGCATCCCAACAGTAGCAAGCGCCCCAAAGGCGAAAAATCTCATCCCGAACATGTCGGTGAAGACGGATGGAAGGAGAGAGAATCGGAAAATAATAAACAGTGCAAGAAACAGGGCCCCGTAGCTGCATTTGATTCTTATGTCATTGCTGCTGTCTGTGCCTTGTCATGTGAACTCCAGTTCTTCCCTTTGATCTCTAAAGGAAGTAGTCTTTTAAGTGCTAGAAATGGTTCTGACGTTGCTAAGCCTGGAAAACTGAATGACCTGTCCAGTCAGTTGCAGAGTGGTATTGATTCAGCTGTTGATCACACTCGCAGAATATTAGCAATTCTGGAGGCCCTTTTTTCTTTGAAACCGTCTTCAATTGGCACTTCATGGAGTTACAGTTCAAATGAAATAGTGGCTGCTGCTATGGTTGCAGCCCATGTTTCTGATTTGTTTAGACGCTCAAAAGCATGCATGTGTGCTCTTTCCACCCTGGTGAGATGCAAGTGGGATAGTGAAATTCACTCTAGGGCGTCTTCCCTCTTCAATTTGATTGATATTCACAGCAAAGTTGTTGCTTCTATAGTCAACAAAGCAGAGCCATTAGAGGCTCACCTACTCCATGCGCCATCGCTGAAGGAAATCTCTTCATGTTTTCATGGAAAAAAGCTTGCAAACTGCGGTAGCTGTCGCCACTCAGAACCAGGACATCCATCTTCATCCCCAAGTGAAGACTTGCCCCGTTCTGAAGATTTGGTCAATCATGGGAAGGCTGATTCTGGCGAAGCTGGAAGATGTACAATGGACAAAGGAATTGCGGATTTCCCTATGGATGCTTCAGATTTGGCCAACTTCTTGACAATGGACAGGCATATAGGATTTAATTGTAACGGGAATGTTCTTCTGAGGTCTGTCCTTGCTGAAAAGCAAGAACTGTGTTTTTCAGTTGTTTCACTGCTTTGGCACAAATTGATTGTATCACCCGAGACACAACCAAGTGCTGAGAGCACGTCTGCCCAGCAAGGATGGAGACAG gTGGTGGCTGCACTCTGCAATGTAGTATCGGCATCACCAGCAAAAGCTGCAACAGCCGTTGTCCTTCAG GCGGAAAGGGAATTGAAACCTTGGATCGCTAAAGACGACGATCTTGGGCAAAAAATGTGGAGAGTCAACCAGAGAATCGTGAAAGTGATTGTCGAGTTAATGAGGAACCATGAGGCAGCAGAGTCGCTAGTAATTCTTGCTAGCGCATCAGACGTCCTCCTCCGTGCCACAGACGGGATGCTTGTTGATGGAGAAGCATGTACTTTACCTCAGCTGGAG CTTCTGGAAGTAACGGCGAGAGCAGCTCAAGCCGTGCTTGAATGGGGAGAATCAGGATTAGCAGTTGCAGATGGCCTCTCAAACCTTTTGAAG TGTCGCCTCCCAGCCACAGTTCGCTGCGTCTCTCATCCGAGTGCTCATGTCCGGGCGCTGAGCACCTCAGTTCTCCGCGCAATCCTACACAACGGGTCAGTGAAACCAAAGAGCAAATTACCGGACGTGAATATAATCCACAATCCGCGGTATCAGCAGTACTTGAACAAGATAGGCACCATTGACTGGCAAGCTGACATTGAGAAGTGCTTGACGTGGGAAGCGCACAGCCGGCTTGCAACGGGGCTGCCCATCGAGTTTGTGGGGTCGGCTGCAAAGGAGTTAGGGTGTGCTATATCTGTGTGA
- the LOC121766860 gene encoding UDP-rhamnose/UDP-galactose transporter 6-like gives MPSTSKADKKAAVDTAAWMFNVVTSVGIIIVNKALMATYGFSFATTLTGLHFATTTLMTVVLRWLGYIQPSHLPYSELLKFIFFANFSIVGMNVSLMWNSVGFYQIAKLTMIPVSCLLEVVFDKIRYSRDTKLSILIVLLGVAVCTVTDVSVNPKGFAAAFVAVWSTALQQYYVHYLQRKYSLTSFNLLGHTAPAQAGSLLLLGPFLDYWLTSKRIDEFQFHFPSLAFLILSCTIAIGTNLSQFICIGRFTAVSFQVLGHMKTILVLILGFLFFGKEGLNIQVVVGMIIAVIGMIWYGNASSKPGGKERRSHSMSRNSQQKHGGSPESSEADEKV, from the exons atgCCATCAACAAGCAAAGCTGATAAGAAGGCTGCAGTTGACACGGCTGCATGGATGTTCAATGTAGTCACTTCAGTTGGGATCATAATTGTCAACAAGGCACTAATGGCTACTTACGGCTTCAGCTTTG CGACAACATTAACTGGTTTGCATTTTGCTACCACAACCTTGATGACGGTTGTTCTAAGATGGTTGGGTTACATTCAGCCTTCTCATCTACCATACTCGGAGCTTCTTAAATTTATCTTCTTCGCAAATTTCTCCATTGTCGGAATGAATGTCAGCTTAATGTGGAATTCAGTGGGATTCTACCAG ATTGCAAAACTGACTATGATACCTGTCTCCTGCTTGTTGGAAGTTGTGTTTGACAAGATCCGCTATTCGAGAGACACAAAGCTTAGCATCTTAATTGTTCTCCTGGGTGTTGCAGTCTGCACAGTTACTGATGTGAGTGTTAATCCCAAAGGATTTGCTGCTGCATTTGTTGCAGTCTGGAGTACAGCACTACAACAGTAT TATGTTCATTATCTTCAAAGAAAGTATTCCCTTACTTCCTTCAATCTACTGGGACACACGGCACCAGCCCAGGCAGGATCACTATTGTTGTTAGGCCCGTTTCTAGACTATTGGTTGACAAGCAAGAGAATCGATGagtttcaatttcattttccaTCTCTA GCGTTCTTGATCCTGTCATGTACTATTGCAATAGGAACGAATCTCAGCCAGTTCATCTGCATAGGCAGATTTACTGCTGTTTCCTTCCAAGTCCTCGGCCACATGAAGACCATCCTTGTACTGATCCTGGGCTTCCTATTCTTCGGGAAAGAGGGTCTGAACATACAAGTGGTCGTTGGCATGATCATCGCTGTCATTGGGATGATCTGGTATGGCAACGCCTCATCAAAACCCGGTGGCAAAGAACGACGCAGCCACTCAATGTCCAGAAACAGTCAGCAAAAGCACGGAGGGTCGCCAGAATCCTCGGAAGCAGATGAAAAGGTGTAA